From Aquificota bacterium, one genomic window encodes:
- a CDS encoding ferrous iron transport protein A, whose translation MKLEEVKPGQEVMILSFSGKEDILEKIQAMGLRKGRRVALLQKLGRNLLLKVDNSRIVISKELAKNIEVQ comes from the coding sequence ATGAAGCTTGAAGAGGTAAAGCCTGGACAGGAAGTTATGATTTTATCCTTTTCTGGAAAAGAGGATATTTTAGAGAAAATTCAAGCCATGGGCCTAAGAAAGGGTAGGAGAGTGGCCCTTCTTCAAAAATTGGGAAGGAATCTTCTTTTGAAGGTAGATAACTCAAGAATAGTCATAAGCAAGGAGTTGGCCAAAAATATTGAGGTTCAATGA